In Panthera leo isolate Ple1 chromosome F3, P.leo_Ple1_pat1.1, whole genome shotgun sequence, one genomic interval encodes:
- the CR2 gene encoding complement receptor type 2 isoform X1 — translation MGAAGLFCVVLALVAPGVLGQCKFLPRYHFAKPKIQSDQSEFAVGTSWEYECLPGYIKMSFLITCLKTSKWSDPQRLCQRKSCGSPGELLHGSVLIPTGVLFGSTITYSCDKGYRLIGDSSATCIISDNIVTWDKDMPFCESIPCAPPPAISNGDFYSSSRENFYYGMVVTYKCHVGKNGKKLFDLVGEKSIYCTSKDNRVGIWSGPPPQCITLVNCPIPEVENGIIESGFGRSFYLNDTVMFRCKPGFTMKGSNIVWCQANSKWNPPLPKCFKGCLPPPPINHGSYNILDKEFFPIGQEVSYSCDPGYTLIGTNPIQCTSLGTWSHTAPECEAKSCDAIPNQLLNGRVVVPPNLKLGAEVSFACDKGYRLNGQSSSQCVSEGTRVLWNNKFPVCERISCDPPPPIKNGWSSYSSGPIPLNTVIRYTCSGNFRLIGERVIFCISKDQVKAIWDKGAPVCEYYNKNSFCSEPIVPGGYRDKTSRPPYRHGDSVTFTCNTNFTMKGNKSVWCQANRTWGPTPLPICESDFPQECPSLPKIPNGHHTGESVGSFAPGLSVTYSCEPGYLLVGEKTIRCLSSGKWSAALPRCKEARCEPPGPFLNGEIESPPSLRVGVTVNFYCNEGYWLQGQPSSRCVIAGQRASWTRMPVCKEILCGPPPSILNGRHTGNPSGNIPYGSMVTYACDPDPEKGVSFILTGKKTIHCTANSQKTGGVWSGPAPRCELSSSAIQCPPPQIPRGQMSSGWKEQYSYNDTVVFACTFGFTMKGSKVTRCNGQGAWEPSVPVCEKECQAPPKILNGQKEDGHMVHFEPGTSIKYSCDPGYVLVGEKSIRCTSDGVWTPTAPECKVAECEPIEKQVFKRPRDQFIRPDVNSSCDEGYRLGGSVYQLCQGAIPWFMERRLCEEITCPPPPVIYNGKHTGSSSENVPYGTTVTYTCNPGPESGVEFVLIGESTIRCISNDQERGIWSGPAPVCKLSLPAVQCPPAHVANGYKISGKEAPYFYNDSVKFKCNKGFTLKGSSQIRCKANNTWDPEIPVCEKGCQPPFGLQHGRHTGGNRVLFVSGMTVDYTCDPGYLLVGNKSIHCMPSGNWSPSAPRCEEAPCQPVREDLREPPVHSHVVLVNTSCQEGYRLTGHAYQKCQDAENRVWFQKIPLCKAVHCPPPPVIDHGRPRGVMAERFLYGNEVSYECDQGFSLVGEKNIRCIIDSKGHGSWSGPTPQCFKSPPVTHCPNPEVKHGYKLNKTRSSYAHDDIVYVACNPGFIMNGSNLIRCHTNNQWVPGVPTCIKMAFLGCQPPLDIPNGNHTGGDMARFSPGMSILYSCDQGYLLVGEAFLLCTHEGTWSQPAPYCKEVNCSSPEYINGIQKGLEPGKMYQYGAIVTLECEEGYTLEGSPQSQCQDDHRWNPPLAVCKSPASLAPLLSGLSAGSVLLIFLIGVTLCTILKHRERNYYTNKSPIEGDLHLETQEVYSIDPYNPAS, via the exons ATGGGCGCTGCGGGCCTGTTCTGCGTCGTCTTGGCACTCGTCGCGCCGGGGGTCCTCg GTCAGTGTAAGTTCCTGCCAAGGTATCATTTTGCTAAGCCTAAAATTCAGAGTGATCAGTCTGAGTTTGCTGTTGGGACATCTTGGGAATATGAATGCCTTCCTGGGTATATCAAGATGTCATTCCTTATCACCTGCCTAAAAACCTCCAAGTGGTCAGATCCTCAGCGATTGTGTCAAC GTAAATCATGTGGGAGTCCTGGAGAACTCCTCCATGGCTCTGTCCTCATACCCACGGGTGTCCTGTTTGGGTCAACAATTACATATTCTTGTGATAAAGG ATATCGACTCATTGGTGATTCATCTGCTACATGTATTATCTCAGACAATATTGTAACCTGGGATAAGGACATGCCTTTTTGTGAAT CTATTCCTTGTGCACCACCCCCAGCCATCTCCAATGGGGATTTTTACAGCAGCAGTAGAGAGAACTTTTACTATGGAATGGTGGTGACTTATAAGTGCCACgttggaaagaatggaaaaaagttGTTTGACCTCGTGGGTGAGAAGTCCATATATTGTACCAGCAAAGACAATCGAGTTGGCATCTGGAGTGGCCCTCCCCCTCAGTGTATTACTTTAGTCAATTGCCCAATTCCAGAAGTCGAAAACGGAATTATAGAATCTGGATTTGGacgttcattttatttaaatgatactgTGATGTTTAGGTGTAAGCCTGGCTTTACCATGAAAGGCAGCAACATAGTATGGTGCCAAGCAAACAGCAAATGGAATCCTCCACTGCCAAAGTGCTTTAAGG GGTGTCTACCACCTCCACCTATCAACCATGGTAGTTATAACATCTTGGATAAGGAATTCTTTCCAATTGGACAGGAGGTGTCCTACAGCTGTGACCCTGGCTACACCCTCATTGGAACTAACCCTATTCAGTGCACATCCTTGGGAACCTGGAGCCATACAGCCCCTGAATGTGAAG CAAAATCATGTGATGCCATCCCAAACCAACTTCTCAATGGCCGTGTGGTGGTCCCCCCTAATCTCAAGCTTGGGGCAGAGGTTTCGTTTGCTTGTGATAAGGG GTACCGATTAAATGGCCAATCTTCTAGTCAGTGTGTCTCAGAAGGAACGAGAGTACTCTGGAATAATAAGTTTCCTGTCTGTGAAC GAATTTCTTGTGACCCTCCTCCTCCTATCAAAAATGGTTGGAGTAGTTATTCTTCTGGTCCCATACCTCTTAACACTGTGATACGGTACACTTGTTCTGGTAACTTCCGCCTCATTGGAGAAAGAGTCATTTTTTGTATAAGTAAAGACCAAGTGAAGGCCATCTGGGATAAAGGTGCTCCTGTATgtgaatattataataaaaattctttttgctcCGAGCCCATAGTACCAGGGGGATACAGAGATAAAACATCTAGACCACCATACAGACATGGTGATTCCGTGACATTTACCTGTAATACCAACTTCACCATGAAAGGCAACAAATCTGTTTGGTGCCAGGCAAATAGAACCTGGGGGCCAACACCACTACCCATCTGTGAGAGTG ATTTCCCGCAGGAGTGTCCATCGCTTCCCAAGATCCCCAATGGACATCACACAGGGGAGAGTGTTGGCTCCTTTGCCCCAGGATTGTCTGTGACTTACAGCTGTGAACCTGGTTACTTGCTCGTTGGAGAAAAGACCATCAGGTGTCTGTCTTCAGGAAAGTGGAGCGCTGCTCTTCCCAGGTGTAAAG AGGCACGGTGTGAACCTCCAGGACCGTTTCTCAATGGAGAGATAGAGAGCCCTCCCAGTCTTCGGGTTGGTGTAACTGTGAACTTTTACTGTAATGAAGG GTATTGGTTACAAGGCCAACCTTCTAGTCGGTGTGTAATTGCTGGACAGCGTGCTTCTTGGACCAGAATGCCAGTGTGCAAAG AAATTCTTTGTGGGCCACCACCTTCTATTCTCAATGGAAGACATACAGGCAACCCTTCAGGGAACATCCCATATGGAAGCATGGTCACTTATGCTTGTGACCCAGACCCAGAGAAAGGAGTGAGCTTCATCCTTACTGGGAAGAAAACCATCCATTGTACCGCCAATAGTCAGAAGACTGGAGGAGTCTGGAGTGGCCCTGCCCCACGCTGTGAACTTTCTAGTTCTGCCATTCAGTGTCCACCTCCCCAGATCCCAAGAGGCCAAATGTCATCTGGATGGAAAGAGCAATATTCCTATAATGACACCGTGGTATTTGCTTGCACATTTGGCTTCACCATGAAGGGCAGCAAGGTGACCCGATGTAATGGCCAAGGTGCATGGGAGCCATCGGTACCTGTCTGTGAAAAGG agtGCCAAGCCCCTCCTAAAATCCTCAATGGGCAAAAGGAAGATGGACACATGGTCCACTTTGAGCCAGGAACATCCATAAAGTACAGCTGTGACCCTGGCTATGTGCTAGTGGGAGAAAAATCCATACGTTGTACCTCTGACGGGGTGTGGACACCCACCGCCCCCGAATGCAAAG TGGCAGAGTGTGAACCCATAGAAAAACAAGTCTTTAAGAGACCCCGGGATCAATTTATTAGACCAGATGTTAACTCTTCTTGCGATGAAGG GTACCGGTTAGGTGGGAGTGTTTATCAGTTGTGTCAAGGTGCGATTCCTTGGTTTATGGAGCGTCGTCTTTGTGAAG AAATCACCTGCCCGCCACCTCCTGTGATCTACAATGGGAAACACACCGGGAGTTCCTCTGAAAATGTTCCATATGGCACCACAGTCACCTACACATGCAACCCTGGGCCAGAGAGCGGAGTGGAATTCGTCCTCATTGGAGAGAGCACCATCCGTTGTATAAGCAATGACCAAGAGAGGGGCATCTGGAGTGGCCCTGCCCCTGTCTGTAAACTTTCCCTCCCTGCTGTTCAGTGTCCACCCGCCCACGTGGCAAACGGATACAAGATATCTGGCAAGGAAGCCCCATATTTCTACAATGACAGTGTGAAATTCAAGTGTAATAAGGGATTTACTCTGAAGGGCAGCAGTCAGATTCGCTGCAAAGCCAATAACACCTGGGATCCTGAAATACCAGTCTGTGAAAAAG GCTGCCAGCCACCTTTTGGGCTCCAGCATGGTCGGCATACAGGTGGAAATAGGGTCCTTTTTGTCTCTGGGATGACTGTAGACTACACCTGTGACCCTGGCTACTTGCTGGTGGGAAACAAATCCATTCACTGTATGCCTTCGGGAAATTGGAGTCCTTCTGCCCCTCGGTGTGAAG AAGCACCGTGTCAACCTGTGAGAGAAGATCTTCGAGAGCCTCCTGTTCACTCACACGTAGTACTGGTTAATACGTCCTGTCAAGAGGG GTACCGGCTGACTGGACATGCTTATCAGAAGTGTCAAGATGCTGAGAATAGGGTCTGGTTCCAGAAGATTCCACTTTGTAAAg CCGTTCACTGCCCGCCTCCACCAGTGATTGACCACGGAAGGCCCAGGGGTGTGATGGCAGAACGCTTCCTATATGGAAATGAAGTCTCTTATGAATGTGACCAGGGATTCTCCCTTGTGGGAGAGAAAAATATACGATGCATCATTGATTCTAAAGGACATGGGTCTTGGAGTGGACCTACCCCCCAGTGCTTCAAATCTCCTCCTGTGACCCACTGCCCTAACCCAGAAGTCAAACATGGATATAAGCTAAACAAAACTCGTTCTTCATATGCCCACGATGACATAGTATATGTCGCCTGCAATCCCGGCTTCATCATGAATGGCAGTAACTTGATTAGGTGTCATACCAACAACCAGTGGGTGCCAGGTGTACCAACTTGTATCAAAATGG CTTTCTTAGGATGTCAGCCTCCACTAGATATACCCAATGGGAATCACACTGGTGGAGATATGGCTCGATTTTCTCCCGGAATGTCAATCCTGTACAGCTGTGACCAAGGCTACCTGCTGGTGGGAGAGGCATTCCTCCTCTGCACACATGAGGGAACCTGGAGCCAACCTGCCCCTTATTGTAAAG AGGTGAACTGTAGCTCCCCAGAGTATATTAATGGAATCCAGAAGGGGCTGGAGCCTGGGAAAATGTATCAGTATGGAGCTATTGTCACTTTGGAGTGTGAGGAGGGGTATACCCTGGAAGGCAGTCCCCAGAGCCAGTGCCAGGATGATCACCGGTGGAACCCGCCCCTGGCTGTTTGCAAATCGCCAG CCTCACTTGCTCCTCTTCTTTCTG gtcTTTCTGCGGGTTCAGTACTTCTTATATTCTTGATTGGTGTCACCTTATGCACGATATTAAAACACAGAGAACG
- the CR2 gene encoding complement receptor type 2 isoform X3 codes for MVVTYKCHVGKNGKKLFDLVGEKSIYCTSKDNRVGIWSGPPPQCITLVNCPIPEVENGIIESGFGRSFYLNDTVMFRCKPGFTMKGSNIVWCQANSKWNPPLPKCFKGCLPPPPINHGSYNILDKEFFPIGQEVSYSCDPGYTLIGTNPIQCTSLGTWSHTAPECEAKSCDAIPNQLLNGRVVVPPNLKLGAEVSFACDKGYRLNGQSSSQCVSEGTRVLWNNKFPVCERISCDPPPPIKNGWSSYSSGPIPLNTVIRYTCSGNFRLIGERVIFCISKDQVKAIWDKGAPVCEYYNKNSFCSEPIVPGGYRDKTSRPPYRHGDSVTFTCNTNFTMKGNKSVWCQANRTWGPTPLPICESDFPQECPSLPKIPNGHHTGESVGSFAPGLSVTYSCEPGYLLVGEKTIRCLSSGKWSAALPRCKEARCEPPGPFLNGEIESPPSLRVGVTVNFYCNEGYWLQGQPSSRCVIAGQRASWTRMPVCKEILCGPPPSILNGRHTGNPSGNIPYGSMVTYACDPDPEKGVSFILTGKKTIHCTANSQKTGGVWSGPAPRCELSSSAIQCPPPQIPRGQMSSGWKEQYSYNDTVVFACTFGFTMKGSKVTRCNGQGAWEPSVPVCEKECQAPPKILNGQKEDGHMVHFEPGTSIKYSCDPGYVLVGEKSIRCTSDGVWTPTAPECKVAECEPIEKQVFKRPRDQFIRPDVNSSCDEGYRLGGSVYQLCQGAIPWFMERRLCEEITCPPPPVIYNGKHTGSSSENVPYGTTVTYTCNPGPESGVEFVLIGESTIRCISNDQERGIWSGPAPVCKLSLPAVQCPPAHVANGYKISGKEAPYFYNDSVKFKCNKGFTLKGSSQIRCKANNTWDPEIPVCEKGCQPPFGLQHGRHTGGNRVLFVSGMTVDYTCDPGYLLVGNKSIHCMPSGNWSPSAPRCEEAPCQPVREDLREPPVHSHVVLVNTSCQEGYRLTGHAYQKCQDAENRVWFQKIPLCKAVHCPPPPVIDHGRPRGVMAERFLYGNEVSYECDQGFSLVGEKNIRCIIDSKGHGSWSGPTPQCFKSPPVTHCPNPEVKHGYKLNKTRSSYAHDDIVYVACNPGFIMNGSNLIRCHTNNQWVPGVPTCIKMAFLGCQPPLDIPNGNHTGGDMARFSPGMSILYSCDQGYLLVGEAFLLCTHEGTWSQPAPYCKEVNCSSPEYINGIQKGLEPGKMYQYGAIVTLECEEGYTLEGSPQSQCQDDHRWNPPLAVCKSPASLAPLLSGLSAGSVLLIFLIGVTLCTILKHRERNYYTNKSPIEGDLHLETQEVYSIDPYNPAS; via the exons ATGGTGGTGACTTATAAGTGCCACgttggaaagaatggaaaaaagttGTTTGACCTCGTGGGTGAGAAGTCCATATATTGTACCAGCAAAGACAATCGAGTTGGCATCTGGAGTGGCCCTCCCCCTCAGTGTATTACTTTAGTCAATTGCCCAATTCCAGAAGTCGAAAACGGAATTATAGAATCTGGATTTGGacgttcattttatttaaatgatactgTGATGTTTAGGTGTAAGCCTGGCTTTACCATGAAAGGCAGCAACATAGTATGGTGCCAAGCAAACAGCAAATGGAATCCTCCACTGCCAAAGTGCTTTAAGG GGTGTCTACCACCTCCACCTATCAACCATGGTAGTTATAACATCTTGGATAAGGAATTCTTTCCAATTGGACAGGAGGTGTCCTACAGCTGTGACCCTGGCTACACCCTCATTGGAACTAACCCTATTCAGTGCACATCCTTGGGAACCTGGAGCCATACAGCCCCTGAATGTGAAG CAAAATCATGTGATGCCATCCCAAACCAACTTCTCAATGGCCGTGTGGTGGTCCCCCCTAATCTCAAGCTTGGGGCAGAGGTTTCGTTTGCTTGTGATAAGGG GTACCGATTAAATGGCCAATCTTCTAGTCAGTGTGTCTCAGAAGGAACGAGAGTACTCTGGAATAATAAGTTTCCTGTCTGTGAAC GAATTTCTTGTGACCCTCCTCCTCCTATCAAAAATGGTTGGAGTAGTTATTCTTCTGGTCCCATACCTCTTAACACTGTGATACGGTACACTTGTTCTGGTAACTTCCGCCTCATTGGAGAAAGAGTCATTTTTTGTATAAGTAAAGACCAAGTGAAGGCCATCTGGGATAAAGGTGCTCCTGTATgtgaatattataataaaaattctttttgctcCGAGCCCATAGTACCAGGGGGATACAGAGATAAAACATCTAGACCACCATACAGACATGGTGATTCCGTGACATTTACCTGTAATACCAACTTCACCATGAAAGGCAACAAATCTGTTTGGTGCCAGGCAAATAGAACCTGGGGGCCAACACCACTACCCATCTGTGAGAGTG ATTTCCCGCAGGAGTGTCCATCGCTTCCCAAGATCCCCAATGGACATCACACAGGGGAGAGTGTTGGCTCCTTTGCCCCAGGATTGTCTGTGACTTACAGCTGTGAACCTGGTTACTTGCTCGTTGGAGAAAAGACCATCAGGTGTCTGTCTTCAGGAAAGTGGAGCGCTGCTCTTCCCAGGTGTAAAG AGGCACGGTGTGAACCTCCAGGACCGTTTCTCAATGGAGAGATAGAGAGCCCTCCCAGTCTTCGGGTTGGTGTAACTGTGAACTTTTACTGTAATGAAGG GTATTGGTTACAAGGCCAACCTTCTAGTCGGTGTGTAATTGCTGGACAGCGTGCTTCTTGGACCAGAATGCCAGTGTGCAAAG AAATTCTTTGTGGGCCACCACCTTCTATTCTCAATGGAAGACATACAGGCAACCCTTCAGGGAACATCCCATATGGAAGCATGGTCACTTATGCTTGTGACCCAGACCCAGAGAAAGGAGTGAGCTTCATCCTTACTGGGAAGAAAACCATCCATTGTACCGCCAATAGTCAGAAGACTGGAGGAGTCTGGAGTGGCCCTGCCCCACGCTGTGAACTTTCTAGTTCTGCCATTCAGTGTCCACCTCCCCAGATCCCAAGAGGCCAAATGTCATCTGGATGGAAAGAGCAATATTCCTATAATGACACCGTGGTATTTGCTTGCACATTTGGCTTCACCATGAAGGGCAGCAAGGTGACCCGATGTAATGGCCAAGGTGCATGGGAGCCATCGGTACCTGTCTGTGAAAAGG agtGCCAAGCCCCTCCTAAAATCCTCAATGGGCAAAAGGAAGATGGACACATGGTCCACTTTGAGCCAGGAACATCCATAAAGTACAGCTGTGACCCTGGCTATGTGCTAGTGGGAGAAAAATCCATACGTTGTACCTCTGACGGGGTGTGGACACCCACCGCCCCCGAATGCAAAG TGGCAGAGTGTGAACCCATAGAAAAACAAGTCTTTAAGAGACCCCGGGATCAATTTATTAGACCAGATGTTAACTCTTCTTGCGATGAAGG GTACCGGTTAGGTGGGAGTGTTTATCAGTTGTGTCAAGGTGCGATTCCTTGGTTTATGGAGCGTCGTCTTTGTGAAG AAATCACCTGCCCGCCACCTCCTGTGATCTACAATGGGAAACACACCGGGAGTTCCTCTGAAAATGTTCCATATGGCACCACAGTCACCTACACATGCAACCCTGGGCCAGAGAGCGGAGTGGAATTCGTCCTCATTGGAGAGAGCACCATCCGTTGTATAAGCAATGACCAAGAGAGGGGCATCTGGAGTGGCCCTGCCCCTGTCTGTAAACTTTCCCTCCCTGCTGTTCAGTGTCCACCCGCCCACGTGGCAAACGGATACAAGATATCTGGCAAGGAAGCCCCATATTTCTACAATGACAGTGTGAAATTCAAGTGTAATAAGGGATTTACTCTGAAGGGCAGCAGTCAGATTCGCTGCAAAGCCAATAACACCTGGGATCCTGAAATACCAGTCTGTGAAAAAG GCTGCCAGCCACCTTTTGGGCTCCAGCATGGTCGGCATACAGGTGGAAATAGGGTCCTTTTTGTCTCTGGGATGACTGTAGACTACACCTGTGACCCTGGCTACTTGCTGGTGGGAAACAAATCCATTCACTGTATGCCTTCGGGAAATTGGAGTCCTTCTGCCCCTCGGTGTGAAG AAGCACCGTGTCAACCTGTGAGAGAAGATCTTCGAGAGCCTCCTGTTCACTCACACGTAGTACTGGTTAATACGTCCTGTCAAGAGGG GTACCGGCTGACTGGACATGCTTATCAGAAGTGTCAAGATGCTGAGAATAGGGTCTGGTTCCAGAAGATTCCACTTTGTAAAg CCGTTCACTGCCCGCCTCCACCAGTGATTGACCACGGAAGGCCCAGGGGTGTGATGGCAGAACGCTTCCTATATGGAAATGAAGTCTCTTATGAATGTGACCAGGGATTCTCCCTTGTGGGAGAGAAAAATATACGATGCATCATTGATTCTAAAGGACATGGGTCTTGGAGTGGACCTACCCCCCAGTGCTTCAAATCTCCTCCTGTGACCCACTGCCCTAACCCAGAAGTCAAACATGGATATAAGCTAAACAAAACTCGTTCTTCATATGCCCACGATGACATAGTATATGTCGCCTGCAATCCCGGCTTCATCATGAATGGCAGTAACTTGATTAGGTGTCATACCAACAACCAGTGGGTGCCAGGTGTACCAACTTGTATCAAAATGG CTTTCTTAGGATGTCAGCCTCCACTAGATATACCCAATGGGAATCACACTGGTGGAGATATGGCTCGATTTTCTCCCGGAATGTCAATCCTGTACAGCTGTGACCAAGGCTACCTGCTGGTGGGAGAGGCATTCCTCCTCTGCACACATGAGGGAACCTGGAGCCAACCTGCCCCTTATTGTAAAG AGGTGAACTGTAGCTCCCCAGAGTATATTAATGGAATCCAGAAGGGGCTGGAGCCTGGGAAAATGTATCAGTATGGAGCTATTGTCACTTTGGAGTGTGAGGAGGGGTATACCCTGGAAGGCAGTCCCCAGAGCCAGTGCCAGGATGATCACCGGTGGAACCCGCCCCTGGCTGTTTGCAAATCGCCAG CCTCACTTGCTCCTCTTCTTTCTG gtcTTTCTGCGGGTTCAGTACTTCTTATATTCTTGATTGGTGTCACCTTATGCACGATATTAAAACACAGAGAACG